In Acidobacteriota bacterium, the DNA window GCCAACAGGATGCGCGACAAGGGGCCGCCTTCCATCGCGTGGCCTTTCCAGCGCGGGGCCTTCATCCACGAATACTTGTCGCTCATTTCCAGAAATCCCCACGGCGGTTTGGGGCCGTTGTATTTCGGTTCGGTCTCGCCTTCCCAAGGATGGACTCCTTGCTTGTCGCCGCCCGCGTATTGGAACCAGGAATGCGCGACGAATTCCTGAATCTGTTGCGGGTCGCGCGGGTCAATCTCGAAAATCTCTTTGAGGTTGTTGTTGAGAATCGCGCCGCCTTTCCAGCGGTCGGTTTTCTTGTCGCCGGGCACGGTCGGGAAATCGCCGTAATCCATAATGCCCTTGTTGCTCAGGCCCGCGCCCCACTTCGCCCAGTCTTTATAGAACGAAGCAATCGCCATCAAGTCGGGCATGTAAACTTGCTCGGTGACTTCTAGTGCCTCGTCAATTTTGGATTTGACCAGGCTCAGGCGGTCAATGTTGAGCGCGTCGTTGTGGTTGGGATTGATCGCGCACGGCATACCGCCGACCAGCACGTTCGGATGCGGATTTTTGCCGCCATAGACGGCATGGATTTTGACGATCTCTTTTTGCCAAACCAGCATTTCCAGATAGTGCGCAACCGCCATCAGGTTGGCTTCGGGCGGCAGCTTGTACGCCGGATGCCCCCAATAACCGTTGGCGAAAATGCCAAGCTGGCCGGATTCGACAAACTTCCTCAGCCGGTTTTGCGTGTCGGTGAAATAGCCGATGGAGGCTTTCGGCCATTTGGAAATCTTTTGCGCCAGTTCTGCCGTAGCCTTGGGATCGGCCTTGAGTGCCGAGACCACGTCTACCCAGTCCAGCGCGTGCAGGTGGTAGAAGTGCACGATGTGATCATGCACTTGCAGCGTCGCCATCATCTGGTTGCGAATCAGATTGGCGTTTTTCGGAATCACGATGCCCAGGGCGTCTTCGACGGCGCGCACCGAGGCGATGGCATGCACGAGTGTGCAGACGCCACAGATGCGTTCGGCCAGCGCCCAGGCCTCGCGCGGATCGCGTCCACGCAGGATGATTTCGATGCCGCGAAAGAGCGCGCTCGTGCTCGACGCATCGCTGATGACGTTGTCGTCGCCGACGACGGTCTGGATGCGCAAGTGACCTTCGATACGCGTAATGGGATCAACGACGATACGTTGTGGCATGACTCAGGCCTCCTTTCCGGGTTCGGCTTCTTTGTGTGCGTCTTCTTTGTGCGAAGCCTTCTTAACCGCCGAAGCAACCATGTGCGCCGCTGTTGCTGCCGCTACGCCACCCGCGAAGACTTCGCCGACGGTATCCGCCGAGCCGAGGCCCGGCAGCGGCACACCGGCGACGTGCTGATAGAGCGGATTGCGATCCCAGTAATCCGGCTCGGAACAACCCAGGCAAGGATGGCCGGATTGAATGGGGAAGCTGGTCGCATCGTTCCACTTCGTCACCGCGCAGGCGTTGTAAGTCACCGGGCCGCGACAACCCATTTTGTAAAGGCACCAGCCTTTGCGCGCGCCTTCGTCGTCGAAGTTTTCGACATACATGCCCGCGTCGAAAAAGGCGCGGCGATAGCACTTGTCGTGAATGCGCTGGCTATAAAACACGCGCGGACGTTGCAAGCGATCCAGCACCGGCAGCGTGCCAAAGGTCACCAGATGCACGATGGTGCCCATGATTACATCTGGGATGGGCGGGCAACCGGGAATGTTGATGACGGGTTTGTCGGTGATGAGTTTGTGGACGGGAACGCAGCCGGTGGGATTGGGTTTGGCGACCGTGACGCAACCAAACGACGAACACGAGCCGACACAAATCACGGCCTTCGCGCCTTTGGCGGCTTCTTTGAGCGATTCCAGCGCGGTCACGCCGCCGACGGTGCAATAGATGCCGCCGTCCGCCGTCGGCACTGAACCTTCGACCGCCAGAATGTAATTGCCAAAGTTTTCTTTCATGCCGTTGCGCATGATTTCTTCGGCTTGATGGCCTGCCGCCGCCTGAATCGTTTCCATGTAATCCATCGAGATCACACCCAGCAGCGCATCGCCCGCGAGCGGGTGTGATGATTTGATCAGAGATTCAGAGCAGCAGGAGCAGGCGGCGAAATTGAGCCAGTAAATGGGCGGGCGTCTGACGGTGTCGAGCGCCTTGACGACTTGCGGCAGAGCGGAGCTTTCGAGTCCGAGGAAGGCAGTGGTGGTCGCGCAGAAACGCAAAAAATCACGGCGCGAAACCCCGTGTGCCCGCGCGGCCTCATAAAAGGTAGCGGCTGGCATGGTTCCTCCTTGATAGGGCTTGATGCGGTGCGGATGCCATCGCCCGGCACTGACGCAGGGCGAAACTTTTACTGCTGTTGCGAATGAAATAAGCGGAAAGTGTGTGCGACTTTTTTCCACTGGCAATCGCTGTTCCGCACCGTTGGCAAGAGGAAAGTGGGGGGAAGCGCCCACGGGTGGCGTGAAATTCCGCGCGGGTCGGGCAAAGTCCTCAGCGGATAATTTCGACCGAGCAATGCGCCTGAGCCAAAATCGCCTGCGAAACCGAGCCGATCAGCACACGTTCCAAGACGCCGTGGCCGTGCGAACCAAGCACGATCAAATCAGCGGCCCAGTCTTCGGCTTGTTTCAGAATGGTGCTCTTAGCATTGCCGATAACGATGTCTGAACTGACCTGCAAGGGCGTTGCTTGCAAGACGGCCTCGGCTTGCTCGATAGCCACGCGGGCACGCTCTTGCAACTCGTGGAGCAATTTCAAATAGTGACTGTCAGGTACCAGCCAACTGCCAGGTGTGGGCGTCAGGTGCATCTCAACGACCGCCAAAATCTTTACTGCGCTGCCCGCCGGCCAAGGGCGCGCGGCGATATTTTGCACGGCGGCTTCACTGCTTTTTGAGCCATCTGTTGCCAATAGAATTTTCATAGCGATTCCTTTCTGTATTCACAGCCAATTTTGCTCACAGCCAGCGTTGCAAGGTTTGCGCGATTTCGGTTTGCGAACGCACGCCGATTAGGCGCTGCACTTCGCGACCCGCTTTGAAAACCAGCAACGTCGGAATGCTGTTGATGCCAAAGCGGCGCGCCGTCTGCGGGTTTTCATCCGTATTGAGTTTGGCGACGAGCGCGCGTCCGGTGAACTGCCCAGCCAACGTCTCGATCACCGGCGCAAGCATTCGGCACGGCCCACACCACGGCGCCCAGCAATCCAGCAAGACCGGCATAGCTGAATTTTCGACGGCGCTGGCAAAGCTGGCATCCGTTACGATCAATGGCACGGTCAATGGCCCCGTTTGCAAGGGCAACGGATTTTTGCAACGGCCACAGATGGGCGCTTGCTGTTGTTGCAACCGCTCCAATGCGACGCGATTGTGCGCGCCGCACTGCGGACACGAAATCAATTGTGAGCGTTCTGCCGACATTCAATCACCCCTCTTCGTCAGGATTCATCCGCACGAATCATACCACTCAGCAGTGGTTGCAAAGCGTATACCAGCCCCCGCCACGGTTTGTCAGCAAGCCCCGCACCGCCAAAGGAAAAGGCGGAGAGAACTATGTTTCCCTCCGCCCAGACAAACTTTGTTGTTAAGGCTGCTTACTTGAGCGTGCGCAGATATGCCACGATGGCCCAACGCTCTTCATCGCTGAAACGCACGCGGTTGGAGGGCATGGGCGTTTTGCCATTGGTAATTTTCCAGAACAGTTCGCCATCGGTATTGGCTTGCACCATCTGGCTGGCCAGATTGGTCGGCGCGATGGGCTGGCCGTCGCGTTTGAGTTGGGCGGACATCGGCCCATTCCCTTTGCCCGCGCTGCCGTGGCAATCCAGGCAGCGTTGCTCATAGAGTTCACGACCCAGTTTGATCATCTCAGGCCGGTTTTTGGCCGGATTGTTCAGCGCCGCCGCTTCAGCGGGCGCGGGCCATTGCTGTTTGATCTTGCCGTTTTCCATTGTGACGGTCGGCGTCGGGCGCGGTTTGAACGGATCGGGCGTCGGCGTCGGCAGGCGCGCCGGGCCGACTTCCAGCGGGAAATCGCCGATGCGGCGCGGCTTAGGGCCGGCAGGATCGGTCTCAGGCCGTTTTCCGGCGTTGGGATTGTTCTGCAAAATGGTGGCGTTCGCTGTCGTCATCACTGTGGTTGCGGAGGGAACCGGCGCGGCAGGCGTTGGAACCACGCTGCCGGTGGCAGGCACAGGACTGGCCGTCGCGACCGAAGCAACCGCAACCGGCGAAACAGCGGGCACCGGTGCGGTAGCCGGGTTCGCCGGTGAGGCCGCCGCGCCCGGACTGGCGTTCCCCTGTTCAGAGACGACGCTCGAATCCTTACAAGCCGCAGCCAGCCCCAACAGCAGCAGCGCGCAACTGCTGAAAACCACGCGCTGCCAAAGTGTGTGTTTGTGCGAGTCAGTGAAATGAATCTGCATGAATTCCTAAATGCCTTTCCTAAAAATGGGCCTACAAATGGAGATGATCGCAGGCCTGTTGAAGACCTGCTTTTGCCGCTCCCCTTTGTAGTAGCGAATTTATTCGCGCTGTCGCGCGGTAGCGCGAATAAATTCGCTACTACAAGGGAATGCGCCCATCAACTCGTGTGTTCTTTATTCAACGTCGGCCCGGCGCACAGCCGTTGTCTCAGTGGCCCCACGCCAGCGTCGCCACGCCCGCGGCGGCGGCGAAATCTTTGAAGGCAGCGCTCGGTTCGACCCGTAAGCCGACTTGCGTGGGATCGAGCGAGATGGCGCTGTTTTCGAGCGCCGATGCCAGCACTTCGCGAAAACGCTTTTGCTCATAGGCGGTGCCGAGCGTGAGCATGCGCGTCAGCGTGGCGGGGCCGCTTTCGGGCATCAAGCGGTCGCGATAAAAGACCAGCAGCCGGTAAAACTCATCTTCGCGCTCTTCGGGCGTGCAGACGACTTCGCGCACCAGAATCGGCTCGTCGCCGCGCGTGATGACGGCGTCAAAACCGTTTTCATTCAGACTGACCAGCGCCTGATCGTCGCTGAAACCGGTGCGCAATAACCACTGCGCTTCGCCCAGCGCCTGGGGCAGCAACAATCCGGCTTTCCAGCCCAGTTGGCTAAAAACGCGCTCGTATTGTTCGGCCACGCGTTCATGCACCGCCGAAGCCAGCCAGAAGCTGCGGCCATTGAAATCGCTGAGCCGCTGATGATCAATGCGCAATTCGCTGAGCTTGCTGCCGACGCTGCGTTCGATCTTCCAGGCGATCATCTGCTCCAATTCGCGCCGGCTTTGCGGCAAAGTATCAAGCGTGAAGACCAGGCTGCGCGCGCTGCCTGACGGCAGCGTGACGGCCACACGGCGCGCGCGGCGTTGCCCGGCTTGCGTGGCGGTCTCGCGCAATTTGTCCAGCAAATCGGCTTCGTTGGTGATATTGAGTTCGGTGAAAGAGGCTTGGATTAAACCTTTCGGCAAGCGCGTCACGCCCAGATTGACCGGC includes these proteins:
- a CDS encoding nickel-dependent hydrogenase large subunit encodes the protein MPQRIVVDPITRIEGHLRIQTVVGDDNVISDASSTSALFRGIEIILRGRDPREAWALAERICGVCTLVHAIASVRAVEDALGIVIPKNANLIRNQMMATLQVHDHIVHFYHLHALDWVDVVSALKADPKATAELAQKISKWPKASIGYFTDTQNRLRKFVESGQLGIFANGYWGHPAYKLPPEANLMAVAHYLEMLVWQKEIVKIHAVYGGKNPHPNVLVGGMPCAINPNHNDALNIDRLSLVKSKIDEALEVTEQVYMPDLMAIASFYKDWAKWGAGLSNKGIMDYGDFPTVPGDKKTDRWKGGAILNNNLKEIFEIDPRDPQQIQEFVAHSWFQYAGGDKQGVHPWEGETEPKYNGPKPPWGFLEMSDKYSWMKAPRWKGHAMEGGPLSRILLAYAHGDEEVKADVDAALKQLDVPMEALFSTLGRTLARGLETKRAVRLMKTLHDELVANIKAGDYQTANTEKWDPSTWPDTELKGVGTYSAPRGALAHWVRIKDKKISNYQCVVATTWNGSPKDPSGQHGPFEASLIGMPVHDPKQPLEILRTIHSFDPCLACSTHVLDTEGNELVRVEVQ
- the trxA gene encoding thioredoxin, whose amino-acid sequence is MSAERSQLISCPQCGAHNRVALERLQQQQAPICGRCKNPLPLQTGPLTVPLIVTDASFASAVENSAMPVLLDCWAPWCGPCRMLAPVIETLAGQFTGRALVAKLNTDENPQTARRFGINSIPTLLVFKAGREVQRLIGVRSQTEIAQTLQRWL
- a CDS encoding universal stress protein — protein: MKILLATDGSKSSEAAVQNIAARPWPAGSAVKILAVVEMHLTPTPGSWLVPDSHYLKLLHELQERARVAIEQAEAVLQATPLQVSSDIVIGNAKSTILKQAEDWAADLIVLGSHGHGVLERVLIGSVSQAILAQAHCSVEIIR
- a CDS encoding hydrogenase small subunit, which encodes MPAATFYEAARAHGVSRRDFLRFCATTTAFLGLESSALPQVVKALDTVRRPPIYWLNFAACSCCSESLIKSSHPLAGDALLGVISMDYMETIQAAAGHQAEEIMRNGMKENFGNYILAVEGSVPTADGGIYCTVGGVTALESLKEAAKGAKAVICVGSCSSFGCVTVAKPNPTGCVPVHKLITDKPVINIPGCPPIPDVIMGTIVHLVTFGTLPVLDRLQRPRVFYSQRIHDKCYRRAFFDAGMYVENFDDEGARKGWCLYKMGCRGPVTYNACAVTKWNDATSFPIQSGHPCLGCSEPDYWDRNPLYQHVAGVPLPGLGSADTVGEVFAGGVAAATAAHMVASAVKKASHKEDAHKEAEPGKEA
- a CDS encoding c-type cytochrome, translated to MQIHFTDSHKHTLWQRVVFSSCALLLLGLAAACKDSSVVSEQGNASPGAAASPANPATAPVPAVSPVAVASVATASPVPATGSVVPTPAAPVPSATTVMTTANATILQNNPNAGKRPETDPAGPKPRRIGDFPLEVGPARLPTPTPDPFKPRPTPTVTMENGKIKQQWPAPAEAAALNNPAKNRPEMIKLGRELYEQRCLDCHGSAGKGNGPMSAQLKRDGQPIAPTNLASQMVQANTDGELFWKITNGKTPMPSNRVRFSDEERWAIVAYLRTLK